A region of Micromonospora sp. WMMD882 DNA encodes the following proteins:
- a CDS encoding cobalamin-dependent protein (Presence of a B(12) (cobalamin)-binding domain implies dependence on cobalamin itself, in one of its several forms, or in some unusual lineages, dependence on a cobalamin-like analog.) produces the protein MSDPDDAVPAQAGLDIIISSVSSDAHTWNLVFLQLLLQEWGHRTTNLGPCVPEELLAEECARRRPDLVVVSTVNGHGFHDGLRLIRTIRRSADTARLPVVIGGKLGLTAGEGAVERTGRLVAAGYRAVFDADAAITGGPAEPAAAGLLRATDHLRSFRAFVDSLAATVPC, from the coding sequence ATGAGTGATCCCGACGATGCGGTGCCGGCGCAGGCCGGGCTCGACATCATCATCAGCAGCGTGTCCTCGGACGCGCACACCTGGAACCTGGTGTTCCTGCAACTTCTGCTCCAGGAATGGGGCCACCGGACCACCAACCTCGGCCCCTGCGTCCCCGAGGAGCTGCTCGCCGAGGAGTGCGCCCGCCGGCGGCCGGACCTGGTGGTGGTCAGCACCGTCAACGGACACGGTTTCCACGACGGCCTGCGTCTCATCAGGACGATCCGACGGTCCGCCGACACGGCCCGGCTGCCGGTGGTCATCGGCGGCAAACTCGGGCTCACCGCCGGGGAGGGGGCCGTCGAACGTACCGGTCGTCTCGTCGCCGCCGGCTACCGGGCGGTCTTCGACGCCGACGCGGCGATCACGGGCGGTCCGGCCGAGCCTGCCGCCGCGGGTCTGCTGCGCGCCACCGACCACCTGCGGTCGTTCCGCGCCTTCGTCGACTCGCTGGCCGCGACGGTGCCGTGTTGA